A region of Candidatus Poribacteria bacterium DNA encodes the following proteins:
- a CDS encoding DUF433 domain-containing protein, whose translation MKSEERTRLTIDKLITCDAEIMSGTPVFKNTRVPIKNLIDYLETGESLDDFLEDFPSVSREQVVQTLKLARKGLSI comes from the coding sequence ATGAAATCTGAAGAGAGAACGAGGCTCACAATAGACAAACTTATTACTTGCGATGCTGAAATTATGAGCGGCACGCCGGTATTCAAAAACACCCGCGTTCCAATAAAAAACCTGATTGACTATTTGGAGACCGGAGAAAGCCTTGATGATTTTCTGGAGGATTTTCCATCTGTCAGTCGTGAGCAAGTGGTACAGACGTTAAAATTAGCGCGGAAGGGACTTTCCATATAG
- the rfaE2 gene encoding D-glycero-beta-D-manno-heptose 1-phosphate adenylyltransferase — translation MWNQKIYHRSELASVLQQLKTEGKTVVTTNGCFDVLHLGHLRYLQAARQLGDMLVVAVNSDSSVRQLKGENRPLVPEAERAEMLAGLACVDYVVIFPELTPIDLLSELKPSIHVKGGDYKLEQLIEKDVVEANGGKVVVGLNVPGKSTTNLIQVICERYKDTQSPSSVG, via the coding sequence ATGTGGAACCAAAAAATCTATCATCGGAGCGAACTCGCATCTGTTCTGCAGCAACTGAAAACTGAAGGTAAGACCGTTGTCACGACCAACGGTTGTTTTGATGTGCTACACCTGGGACATCTCCGGTATCTGCAGGCGGCGCGCCAGCTTGGAGATATGCTTGTGGTAGCGGTCAACAGTGATAGTTCGGTGCGGCAGCTCAAGGGCGAAAACCGTCCGCTTGTGCCTGAAGCAGAACGCGCAGAGATGCTGGCAGGGTTGGCATGTGTCGATTACGTCGTCATCTTTCCAGAATTAACACCCATTGATTTGCTTTCTGAGCTTAAGCCCAGCATTCACGTTAAAGGGGGAGACTATAAACTGGAGCAACTCATTGAAAAGGATGTCGTTGAGGCAAACGGCGGTAAGGTTGTCGTCGGTTTGAACGTCCCCGGTAAATCCACAACCAATCTCATCCAAGTGATTTGTGAACGATATAAAGACACACAGTCACCGTCGTCCGTTGGGTAG
- a CDS encoding tetratricopeptide repeat protein, with the protein MKFAEKVLALVGCFALGVFLSCASSVKHQTTRSEKVSARPDLDQIAKIGKAATVQIGSLSVEGSPSSGSGFFIGQDIIATNVHVINQKSFDGAVSIAKLVNKPTWYTIEGVMASDPKRDLVILKVAKMVGEDADVLSLGDSGIVEKDDRIIVIGNPVQDGKFLQGDVSVGRISRTTPNFLDFRARNNREGYSGGPVLNVHGDVIGITFQGYRVGAGYAIPSNYLRELLKDIPTQVKPIEKWREEPLIRYYSAVDAAGRGEFKNAIKVYDAVIRLAPDFADAYISRGDARKKLGNFEGAIKDYNTAIRLGEDYTYVYSSRGIAKSNLEDEEGAIKDYNMAIRLDPAHIGPYVNRGVAKSALEDKKGAIEDYNTAIRLKPENDLLASAYVNRGVAKSALEDKKGAIEDYNTAIRLKPENDLLASAYVNRGVAKSALEDKKGAIEDYNTAIRLKPKDDPLALAYVNRGNTKFDLGDNRGAIEDCNAAIRLKPGDTVLAMAYNIQGKVKSAQGNNIDSIVDYSKAIQLEPNHAKFYYDRGVANAALERTSEAKTDLKTALKLLQQPKSTSRSTRKEIDSENVKIRLSIDPSLKADIEKALRDLE; encoded by the coding sequence ATGAAATTTGCGGAAAAAGTATTAGCGTTGGTAGGATGCTTTGCATTAGGAGTTTTCCTATCTTGTGCTTCAAGCGTCAAACACCAAACGACGCGAAGCGAAAAAGTCTCAGCGCGACCGGATCTTGATCAAATTGCGAAAATTGGTAAAGCAGCCACCGTACAAATAGGGAGTTTAAGTGTTGAAGGATCACCATCATCAGGCAGTGGATTCTTCATCGGGCAAGATATAATTGCCACCAACGTTCACGTTATCAACCAGAAGTCCTTTGATGGTGCTGTCAGCATTGCTAAATTGGTGAACAAACCGACATGGTACACTATTGAAGGGGTCATGGCGAGTGATCCGAAACGGGATTTGGTTATCTTAAAGGTTGCAAAGATGGTCGGTGAAGACGCAGACGTTCTTTCACTCGGCGATAGTGGGATAGTGGAGAAGGATGATAGAATTATAGTCATTGGCAACCCGGTTCAGGATGGTAAATTCTTGCAAGGCGATGTTTCAGTAGGTCGAATTAGTCGTACCACTCCCAATTTCCTTGACTTCAGAGCGAGGAACAATCGTGAAGGATATAGTGGTGGACCCGTCTTAAATGTTCATGGAGATGTGATAGGCATTACATTCCAAGGGTATAGAGTTGGTGCCGGCTACGCGATTCCTTCAAATTATCTCCGAGAATTACTTAAAGACATACCGACGCAAGTAAAACCTATAGAAAAATGGCGTGAGGAACCTCTCATCCGCTACTATAGTGCGGTGGATGCGGCGGGTCGCGGCGAATTTAAGAATGCTATCAAAGTCTATGATGCGGTTATCCGTCTCGCACCAGATTTTGCTGATGCCTATATCAGCCGTGGAGATGCAAGAAAAAAGTTAGGTAATTTTGAGGGGGCTATCAAAGACTATAATACCGCTATTCGCCTGGGTGAAGATTATACTTATGTCTACTCTAGTCGCGGTATTGCAAAGTCTAACTTAGAAGATGAGGAGGGTGCCATTAAAGATTATAACATGGCGATCCGTCTTGATCCAGCCCATATTGGGCCCTACGTCAATCGTGGTGTTGCGAAATCTGCTTTAGAAGATAAGAAGGGCGCGATTGAAGACTATAATACGGCTATTCGCCTAAAACCAGAGAATGATCTTCTGGCTTCAGCTTATGTCAATCGTGGTGTTGCGAAATCTGCTTTAGAAGATAAGAAGGGCGCGATTGAAGACTATAATACGGCTATTCGCCTAAAACCAGAGAATGATCTTCTGGCTTCAGCTTATGTCAATCGTGGTGTTGCGAAATCTGCTTTAGAAGATAAGAAGGGCGCGATTGAAGACTATAATACGGCTATTCGCCTAAAACCGAAGGACGATCCTCTAGCTTTAGCGTATGTTAATCGCGGAAACACGAAGTTTGATTTGGGTGATAATAGAGGTGCGATTGAAGACTGCAACGCGGCGATTCGCTTGAAACCAGGGGATACTGTTCTTGCTATGGCTTATAACATTCAAGGTAAAGTAAAATCGGCTCAGGGTAACAATATAGATAGCATTGTGGACTATAGTAAGGCTATCCAGTTGGAACCGAATCATGCTAAATTTTACTACGATCGAGGTGTCGCAAATGCTGCCCTGGAGCGTACTTCGGAGGCAAAAACAGACCTCAAAACTGCCTTGAAACTCTTACAACAGCCAAAAAGCACCTCAAGGTCGACTCGCAAGGAAATAGACTCCGAAAATGTGAAGATCCGTCTGAGTATAGATCCAAGTCTCAAAGCTGACATTGAAAAAGCACTTCGCGACTTGGAGTAG
- a CDS encoding sugar ABC transporter substrate-binding protein, whose amino-acid sequence MFRLPIDSESFPLGKGPMVMLILFLISTLFIFGRSEEEGENLEFWIFANTHYEEYQARVPIFEAQNPGVNVQLINFGGTMHDKLLAAMLSNFGAPDLVEVEITSIGRFLKGAIDEVGFVDLRPRLESEGWMEKLVVSRFTPWSYRGKIFGIPHDLHPVVLLYRDDLFKAAGVEMTEVETWDDFIAAGKKATRDLDGDGEVDQYAIVLDRRTESDYFSLLLQQGGGFFDEEGNVIIDSELAIETLEFFTALFNEHKIATPVYGTWHGDPSNFAAMQDGKILSILAPDWYVGILKSQVPQMSGKWKAIGMPAWSPGGRRTTTRGGTMIGMTKQCENPDLAWEVLKFTYFDRPGLVNRYETTRIIPPLKSAWDAPIFKEPDVYLGGQPLGELFIQLAPDLPPRYQNPYWSEGADLLNDAIFAAVTEKQTPREALTDLAEKVRALIAKDTGRWGEM is encoded by the coding sequence ATGTTTCGTCTGCCTATTGATTCTGAAAGCTTTCCACTCGGTAAAGGACCGATGGTAATGCTAATTCTATTTCTTATTTCTACCCTTTTCATCTTCGGACGTTCCGAGGAGGAAGGTGAGAATCTTGAATTTTGGATTTTTGCGAACACCCATTATGAGGAATACCAAGCGCGCGTCCCTATTTTTGAGGCACAGAATCCTGGGGTTAACGTCCAACTTATCAATTTCGGTGGCACAATGCACGATAAACTCCTCGCCGCCATGTTGTCCAATTTCGGTGCCCCTGATCTCGTTGAGGTGGAGATTACATCCATCGGTCGATTCCTCAAGGGAGCGATTGACGAAGTTGGTTTTGTCGATCTCCGCCCGCGTTTGGAAAGCGAAGGCTGGATGGAGAAATTAGTCGTCAGCCGATTCACCCCTTGGTCCTACCGAGGCAAGATTTTTGGTATCCCACACGACTTACACCCCGTTGTACTGCTTTATCGAGATGACCTTTTTAAAGCTGCAGGCGTTGAGATGACGGAGGTTGAAACGTGGGATGATTTCATCGCCGCTGGGAAAAAAGCGACTCGTGACCTTGATGGCGATGGTGAGGTTGACCAGTACGCAATCGTGTTAGATCGGCGCACGGAGAGCGACTATTTCAGTCTACTCCTTCAACAGGGCGGCGGATTTTTCGACGAAGAGGGCAACGTCATTATCGACAGTGAACTCGCGATTGAGACGTTGGAGTTTTTTACGGCGTTGTTCAACGAACATAAGATTGCCACCCCTGTATATGGAACGTGGCACGGTGATCCGAGTAATTTCGCCGCCATGCAGGATGGCAAGATTCTCTCTATTCTGGCACCAGATTGGTACGTGGGCATTCTCAAAAGTCAGGTCCCGCAGATGTCCGGTAAATGGAAGGCGATCGGTATGCCCGCGTGGTCCCCCGGTGGTAGACGAACCACAACACGCGGTGGCACGATGATCGGGATGACCAAGCAGTGCGAAAACCCGGATCTCGCGTGGGAAGTTCTCAAGTTTACCTATTTTGATAGACCCGGTCTCGTCAACCGATATGAGACAACGCGGATTATTCCGCCTCTCAAATCGGCGTGGGATGCGCCTATCTTCAAAGAACCGGATGTCTACTTGGGTGGACAACCGCTTGGGGAATTGTTCATCCAGTTAGCACCCGATTTACCGCCACGTTATCAGAATCCGTATTGGTCGGAAGGAGCAGATTTACTCAACGATGCCATCTTCGCGGCTGTTACAGAAAAACAGACACCGAGAGAAGCCTTGACCGATCTTGCTGAGAAGGTGCGCGCCCTTATTGCGAAGGATACAGGCAGATGGGGAGAGATGTAA
- a CDS encoding cation diffusion facilitator family transporter: MHNHRHDHHHHNDDGHGHSHQTHLQKKFKFAVLVTFCVFLGELIGGIWSGSLALLSDAAHVMSDVFSLLISWLAIYLSTRPATSSRTYGYHRAEVFAAFVNGVTLIGISGWIFYAAYQRYTSPTEIKVTGMFVVACLGFLGNLLILWKLHGESHGNLNVRSAMLHVIGDTLSSVAVVIGGAIIFWTGWYPIDALLSFLIGGIILFGAVNVTREAVHILLENSPRNADAHTVATHLCSLDAVKDVHDMHIWSLCSNYSALSAHVVVDENTTLAPDRILEQINTELQTHFGISHTTVQLEQVACAQAGNLLCNAQHS; encoded by the coding sequence GTGCACAATCACAGGCACGACCATCACCACCATAACGACGATGGGCACGGGCATAGCCACCAAACACATCTTCAGAAGAAATTTAAGTTTGCTGTACTTGTCACGTTCTGTGTCTTCCTCGGTGAACTCATCGGCGGTATCTGGTCGGGCAGTCTCGCACTGCTAAGCGATGCGGCACATGTCATGTCGGATGTGTTCTCGCTGTTGATTAGTTGGCTCGCAATTTATCTCTCAACACGTCCGGCCACCTCATCGCGGACTTATGGGTATCACCGCGCAGAAGTTTTCGCTGCGTTTGTCAACGGCGTGACACTCATCGGCATCTCCGGCTGGATTTTCTACGCAGCATATCAACGTTATACATCACCGACAGAGATAAAAGTAACAGGAATGTTTGTTGTGGCGTGTCTCGGTTTTCTGGGGAATCTTCTCATCTTATGGAAGCTGCATGGTGAGAGTCATGGAAACCTCAATGTTCGGAGCGCGATGCTTCATGTCATAGGCGATACGCTCTCCTCCGTTGCTGTTGTCATCGGCGGTGCGATTATCTTCTGGACAGGATGGTACCCGATTGATGCGTTGCTTAGTTTCCTGATTGGCGGGATTATTCTTTTTGGGGCGGTGAATGTGACGAGAGAAGCCGTGCATATTCTGCTGGAAAACTCGCCACGGAACGCAGACGCACACACCGTCGCGACCCATCTTTGCAGTTTAGATGCAGTCAAAGATGTCCACGACATGCACATCTGGTCGTTGTGTTCCAACTACTCTGCGCTGAGTGCACATGTCGTCGTCGATGAAAATACAACCTTAGCTCCTGACCGGATCCTTGAACAGATCAACACCGAATTGCAAACACACTTCGGCATCAGCCACACGACTGTACAGTTAGAGCAGGTCGCGTGCGCACAAGCAGGAAATCTCCTGTGCAACGCCCAACACTCATAG
- a CDS encoding sugar ABC transporter permease, giving the protein MDRKRTTNPFWNQQQKIAPYLFIAPFYLLFVIFMGYPLVSSLVMSLYEMRGFQSRIFVGIGNFTDLFRDPIFWKSLRNTAYFAVGTLTLQLPIALLLAILLNSKFVRGKNFLRLAFFAPVLVAGVFVAIIFNLVYDQRAGLVNQEFVLFGKEIGWLNEENYVMPAVILTGVWQWAGFNMIYFLAGLQGIRQELYEAAAVDGANWWQAFIHVTLPSLRPVIAFVFVVSMIGSLQLFDLPFILTNGGEPADAGSTIVMYLYKNGFQFMRLGYAATIGWVLFFIIAVISIVQLKLLGIFRDE; this is encoded by the coding sequence ATGGATAGGAAACGTACAACAAACCCGTTTTGGAATCAACAACAGAAAATAGCACCCTATCTCTTTATTGCCCCGTTTTACCTGCTCTTCGTCATTTTTATGGGGTATCCGCTCGTTTCGTCGCTCGTTATGAGCCTGTATGAGATGCGCGGTTTCCAGAGCCGAATATTTGTCGGCATTGGTAATTTCACGGACCTGTTTCGCGACCCAATTTTTTGGAAATCCCTTCGGAACACCGCCTATTTCGCAGTGGGCACGCTCACTCTCCAATTGCCGATCGCCTTACTCTTAGCGATTTTGCTCAACTCCAAGTTCGTCAGAGGGAAAAATTTCCTACGTCTCGCCTTTTTCGCACCCGTTCTGGTCGCTGGTGTCTTCGTTGCGATTATCTTCAACCTCGTCTACGATCAGCGAGCAGGCTTGGTGAACCAAGAATTTGTCCTCTTTGGCAAAGAGATCGGTTGGCTGAACGAGGAGAACTATGTGATGCCAGCGGTTATTTTGACAGGCGTTTGGCAGTGGGCAGGGTTCAATATGATCTATTTTTTAGCCGGTTTACAGGGCATCCGACAGGAGTTATATGAAGCAGCAGCAGTCGACGGTGCCAACTGGTGGCAGGCGTTTATCCACGTCACGCTTCCTTCATTGCGACCGGTGATCGCCTTCGTTTTCGTCGTTTCGATGATCGGTTCGCTCCAACTCTTTGATCTACCTTTCATTTTGACAAACGGTGGTGAACCGGCGGATGCAGGTTCAACGATCGTCATGTATCTTTACAAAAACGGGTTTCAGTTTATGCGCCTCGGCTATGCAGCGACAATCGGCTGGGTCCTCTTTTTCATTATTGCAGTTATCTCAATCGTCCAATTGAAATTGCTCGGCATTTTCCGAGACGAATAG
- a CDS encoding Gfo/Idh/MocA family oxidoreductase, translating to MAQDTIRVGIIGAGGNTTSRHIPGLQAIEGVEIVGVCNRSQESSQRVADQFGIPKTYGNWQDAIADPDTNAIVIGTWPYMHCRATVAALEADKHVMCEARMAMNAGEAHRMREVSRQKTHLIAQIVPSPMTLRVDNTIKRLIAEGYIGDVLAVEARAGGAFLDSEAPLQWRQDFDLSGLNIMSMGIWYEALIRWIGEATRIMAMGKTFVKMRPDANGVMRSVRIPEHIDVVGDLACGAQLHIQVSNVAGLAGAPEVYIFGSNGTLRFSGNKLYGGQKDDTELTEIDIPASEAGAWRVEEEFVNAIRGGEVITHTDFETGVKYMEFTEAVTRSMQSGTAITLPLHIS from the coding sequence GTGGCACAAGACACAATTCGAGTCGGTATTATCGGCGCAGGTGGCAACACAACATCACGACATATTCCAGGACTGCAAGCAATCGAAGGCGTTGAGATCGTAGGTGTCTGCAATCGGAGTCAGGAATCCTCACAACGGGTGGCAGACCAGTTCGGCATCCCGAAAACCTACGGCAATTGGCAGGATGCCATCGCTGACCCTGATACCAATGCAATCGTCATTGGGACATGGCCCTATATGCACTGCCGCGCGACCGTCGCAGCACTTGAGGCGGATAAGCACGTGATGTGCGAGGCACGGATGGCGATGAACGCCGGAGAAGCACATAGGATGCGAGAAGTATCGCGTCAGAAAACACATCTCATCGCGCAGATTGTCCCGTCGCCGATGACGCTGCGGGTGGATAACACCATAAAACGCCTCATCGCTGAGGGCTATATCGGGGACGTACTCGCCGTGGAAGCACGCGCAGGTGGTGCATTTTTGGACAGCGAAGCACCGCTCCAGTGGCGACAAGATTTTGACCTCAGCGGTCTGAATATTATGAGCATGGGGATCTGGTACGAGGCATTGATACGTTGGATAGGAGAGGCGACGCGGATTATGGCGATGGGTAAGACCTTCGTCAAAATGCGTCCGGATGCTAACGGTGTGATGCGTTCTGTGCGGATTCCTGAACATATTGATGTCGTTGGGGATCTGGCGTGCGGCGCACAACTCCATATACAAGTTTCTAACGTTGCCGGATTAGCAGGCGCGCCGGAGGTTTATATCTTCGGTAGCAACGGGACTTTGCGTTTTTCCGGGAATAAACTCTACGGTGGTCAGAAAGACGACACTGAATTGACAGAGATCGACATTCCTGCGTCAGAGGCTGGTGCGTGGCGAGTCGAGGAAGAGTTTGTGAACGCGATCCGTGGTGGAGAGGTTATCACGCACACCGACTTTGAGACGGGTGTGAAATACATGGAGTTTACGGAGGCGGTCACGCGGAGTATGCAATCGGGAACAGCGATTACTTTGCCGCTTCATATTTCGTAG
- the hisA gene encoding 1-(5-phosphoribosyl)-5-[(5-phosphoribosylamino)methylideneamino]imidazole-4-carboxamide isomerase, protein MYILPAIDLRGGKCVNLVQGIASQETVFSDAPIEMALQWQAEGAEYLHLVDLDGAFQSESANLHIVSEIVSALDIPVQLGGGIRSMERLEAVLGLGVDRAILGTVALKQPDLVKQACAEYGARIAVGIDAKDGMVATEGWLEVSQKSAVEFAVEMAEVQTLIYTDIKSDGMLKGPNVDATTDIINAVSADVIASGGVTSLTDVTALKDIGASGAIIGRALYTGDLTLCDAIVAAR, encoded by the coding sequence TTGTATATACTACCCGCAATAGATCTTCGGGGTGGAAAATGTGTAAATTTGGTCCAGGGTATTGCCTCACAAGAGACGGTCTTCTCGGACGCACCTATAGAAATGGCATTACAGTGGCAAGCCGAAGGTGCGGAATACTTGCATCTCGTGGATCTGGATGGCGCATTTCAGAGTGAATCGGCGAACCTCCATATTGTCAGCGAGATTGTCTCTGCGCTTGATATTCCTGTCCAGCTCGGTGGTGGTATCCGCAGTATGGAGCGGTTGGAAGCGGTTTTGGGATTAGGTGTGGACCGCGCGATTTTAGGCACGGTTGCGCTCAAACAGCCGGATCTGGTGAAACAAGCGTGTGCCGAATACGGTGCGCGTATCGCAGTGGGTATTGATGCCAAAGACGGAATGGTCGCGACAGAAGGGTGGTTGGAGGTCTCTCAAAAGTCTGCTGTTGAATTTGCTGTGGAGATGGCAGAAGTGCAAACGCTTATTTACACCGACATCAAGAGCGATGGAATGCTCAAGGGACCGAATGTTGACGCGACTACTGATATTATCAATGCTGTATCTGCGGATGTGATTGCTTCGGGCGGAGTTACATCGCTTACTGATGTAACCGCTTTGAAAGACATCGGTGCCAGTGGTGCGATTATAGGGCGCGCGCTCTATACCGGTGACCTCACACTTTGTGACGCAATCGTTGCCGCCCGTTAG
- a CDS encoding AAA-like domain-containing protein, whose protein sequence is MRTFGTRGTVRPDQHYVVARTAEVKDFINRIKEGRYIVLFAPRQTGKTTFFRWALATLTAEDPTYFPIQIDFQIQRNTSAATFYERLYQMMRWQIQFVFQERGEVPSTALTQFLESTQLTDAFSMVTFFERLGNLLGKQRVVLLIDEFDGIPQSLVSDFLYTLRHIYLSDMFLCPHSVGIVGVKSIMQLDYDRSISPFNIQDELHLPNFTLEQVGELFGQYTQEVGQAFVPEVVKSIHTQTAGQPFLVNRTAQILTEELDIPKTNTITMAHFVKAYEQLLGEDNTNLTHLVTNIRRDRRFETLLMDIMSYEEGVRFNPRDPLISELATYGVIVKGTDGKCEIINPIYLHCIIEAFTPTVNGLERDYFAEDNSNGFHSYLTPGGQLEIDRLLDNFRDFITRVGFKILQVPETPQEYVGRHLLLTYLDSFVKAVGGVMSFEVGTGAGKMDLLILHKQQKYIVETKIWRGNVRYEAGKKQLATYLKTEGVSEGYYVVFDHRRKPERGVQTEVVDGVQIRSYVIPVVQETSSAN, encoded by the coding sequence ATGAGAACATTTGGAACCCGAGGCACTGTGCGGCCGGACCAGCACTATGTTGTTGCCCGCACAGCAGAGGTTAAAGACTTCATCAACCGCATTAAAGAGGGACGGTACATCGTTCTTTTTGCGCCGCGCCAAACTGGAAAGACAACCTTCTTTCGATGGGCACTCGCTACGCTCACAGCCGAGGATCCAACCTACTTTCCCATTCAAATAGATTTTCAAATACAGCGTAACACTTCTGCTGCCACTTTTTATGAGCGGCTTTACCAAATGATGCGTTGGCAGATCCAGTTTGTTTTTCAAGAACGCGGCGAGGTTCCTTCCACAGCACTAACACAATTTTTAGAGAGCACACAACTGACAGATGCTTTTTCAATGGTGACGTTCTTTGAACGACTTGGAAATTTGCTTGGTAAGCAGCGGGTCGTTCTCCTCATTGATGAGTTTGATGGCATTCCTCAAAGCCTTGTGAGTGATTTTCTTTATACACTTCGTCACATATACCTGTCTGATATGTTTCTATGCCCGCACAGTGTCGGTATCGTCGGTGTCAAAAGTATAATGCAGCTTGATTATGACCGATCCATCTCACCCTTTAATATCCAAGATGAACTTCATTTGCCCAATTTCACCCTTGAGCAGGTAGGTGAGCTCTTCGGACAGTATACCCAAGAAGTCGGACAAGCCTTCGTTCCTGAGGTCGTGAAATCTATTCACACACAGACCGCCGGGCAACCCTTTCTTGTAAACCGCACCGCACAAATTCTCACTGAGGAACTCGACATTCCCAAAACGAACACCATTACGATGGCACACTTTGTAAAAGCTTATGAACAACTGCTTGGGGAAGATAATACCAACCTGACACACCTCGTGACAAATATCCGCAGGGATCGCCGCTTTGAAACGCTCCTCATGGACATCATGTCGTACGAGGAGGGGGTACGCTTCAATCCACGTGATCCGCTCATCAGTGAACTCGCCACTTATGGGGTTATCGTCAAAGGCACAGATGGAAAATGTGAGATTATTAACCCGATTTATCTGCATTGCATCATAGAAGCGTTCACGCCAACCGTGAACGGATTAGAACGAGACTACTTCGCGGAAGACAATAGCAACGGATTCCACAGTTACCTCACCCCCGGAGGACAACTTGAGATCGACCGCCTCCTTGATAACTTTCGAGATTTTATCACACGCGTAGGTTTCAAGATTCTACAGGTTCCAGAAACTCCACAAGAATATGTAGGTAGACACCTCCTCCTTACCTACCTCGACTCGTTTGTCAAGGCAGTGGGAGGGGTCATGTCTTTTGAAGTCGGAACAGGCGCGGGTAAGATGGATCTCCTTATCCTTCACAAGCAGCAGAAATACATTGTTGAAACAAAGATTTGGAGAGGCAACGTCCGTTATGAGGCAGGGAAGAAACAACTCGCTACTTATCTCAAAACGGAAGGAGTCAGCGAGGGGTACTACGTCGTCTTTGATCATCGCAGGAAGCCAGAACGGGGCGTACAGACGGAAGTTGTGGACGGCGTGCAGATTCGAAGTTATGTCATTCCTGTGGTGCAGGAAACCTCTTCTGCTAATTGA
- a CDS encoding GTP-binding protein: protein MTEKKEIGHRGLPICTLGADGHGKTTLTAAIAKVVARIGAIHTNGDSDFEAQPPISHPIREGVGIAYRAIVYETSGKLYTQIDCETHLDVVKMLVSGSPPIQGAIWVVNAVEGVTPDAEAHLRLASQMHFPTVLSFLNTDDISKDDELLDICQEEMNELLSACGWDAETAPIIVGDARKALEYKGNKITSAQWQPIVDLIFAMNRAMPTPADTARLPLIMPIYEITEETDESVSVRGDIVQGQLAVGQAVDIVGKGDRIKTRVLSTREDEVCVESEPDWLSVGQVLCTPKTIKSHSEFTAIIYLLTHEESGTHIPLIENDRPDIYLWGVDIPAHLKLPPELSLITPGAYAHVALTLDLPLVMEVGTRFEVKKMGVRIGFGVVTGMA from the coding sequence ATGACGGAGAAAAAAGAAATTGGACACCGCGGACTGCCTATCTGCACGCTCGGCGCGGACGGACACGGTAAAACAACATTGACAGCAGCAATCGCGAAAGTCGTCGCGAGAATCGGAGCGATTCACACAAACGGAGACAGCGATTTTGAAGCACAACCCCCAATCAGTCACCCAATCCGAGAAGGCGTTGGCATCGCCTACCGGGCAATCGTTTATGAAACCAGCGGTAAACTCTATACACAAATTGACTGCGAAACACACCTTGATGTCGTCAAAATGCTTGTCAGCGGCTCACCGCCAATTCAGGGCGCAATTTGGGTCGTGAATGCAGTCGAAGGGGTCACACCCGACGCTGAGGCACATCTCCGACTCGCAAGCCAGATGCATTTTCCAACAGTGCTCTCCTTCCTCAACACAGACGATATTTCAAAAGACGATGAACTTTTAGACATCTGCCAAGAGGAAATGAACGAACTGCTGAGTGCGTGTGGATGGGATGCGGAAACCGCACCGATAATCGTTGGTGATGCCCGCAAGGCATTAGAATACAAGGGCAACAAAATCACCTCCGCACAATGGCAACCGATTGTTGATCTTATCTTCGCGATGAACCGTGCAATGCCCACACCCGCGGATACCGCACGTTTACCGCTCATCATGCCTATTTACGAAATCACTGAAGAAACGGACGAGAGTGTATCCGTGCGTGGGGACATTGTACAGGGGCAACTCGCTGTTGGGCAAGCGGTAGATATTGTGGGTAAGGGTGATAGGATCAAGACACGGGTTCTCAGCACAAGGGAGGATGAAGTATGCGTCGAATCTGAACCCGACTGGTTGTCCGTTGGGCAGGTGCTTTGCACACCGAAGACGATTAAATCGCATTCCGAATTCACTGCGATTATTTATCTACTTACACACGAAGAAAGCGGCACACACATCCCACTTATCGAAAATGACAGACCTGACATTTACCTATGGGGTGTTGATATACCGGCGCACCTAAAACTTCCGCCAGAACTCTCCCTTATTACACCGGGTGCTTATGCCCATGTAGCACTCACACTCGATTTACCTTTGGTGATGGAGGTCGGTACCCGATTTGAGGTGAAGAAGATGGGCGTACGAATCGGATTCGGTGTTGTGACTGGCATGGCGTGA
- a CDS encoding zinc ribbon domain-containing protein, translating into MPTYEYKCLVCDNRFEQFQGITAPALEECPECNGKVKRLIGAGAGLIFKGSGFYTTDYRSEGYKESAKKDKNESSDKTTSSDKGEKKEKKTDTSSESKSKSTD; encoded by the coding sequence ATGCCCACTTATGAGTATAAATGTCTCGTCTGCGACAACCGATTTGAGCAGTTTCAGGGCATTACTGCCCCCGCACTTGAGGAGTGTCCGGAGTGTAACGGCAAAGTGAAACGGCTCATCGGCGCAGGCGCAGGCTTGATCTTCAAAGGCTCTGGGTTCTACACGACAGACTATCGAAGCGAAGGCTACAAAGAATCGGCGAAGAAGGATAAAAACGAGTCATCAGACAAAACCACTTCATCGGATAAAGGCGAAAAAAAAGAAAAGAAGACGGATACGAGTAGCGAATCGAAGAGCAAATCCACCGATTAG